One stretch of Euphorbia lathyris chromosome 7, ddEupLath1.1, whole genome shotgun sequence DNA includes these proteins:
- the LOC136235609 gene encoding 24-methylenesterol C-methyltransferase 2, translating into MDSLSLFCTGALLAGGLYWFVCVLGPAEQKGKRAVDLSGGSISAEKVQDNYKQYWSFFRRPKEIETAEKVPDFVDTFYNLVTDIYEWGWGQSFHFSPSIPGKSHRDATRLHEEMAVDLISVKPGDKILDVGCGVGGPMRAIASHSRANVVGITINEYQVKRARLHNKKAGLDSLCEVVCGNFLQMPFPENSFDGAYSIEATCHAPKLDEVYAEIFRVLKPGSLYVSYEWVTTDKYKANDSEHVEIIQGIERGDALPGLRSYADIAEAARKVGFEVVKEKDLALPPSQPWWSRLKMGRISYWRNHIVITILAFLGVAPKGTVDVHEMLFKTADHLTRGGDKGIFSPMHMILCRKPE; encoded by the coding sequence ATggattctctctctctcttctgcACCGGAGCCCTCCTCGCCGGCGGTCTCTACTGGTTCGTCTGCGTTCTCGGTCCGGCAGAACAAAAAGGCAAACGAGCTGTAGATCTCTCCGGCGGCTCCATCTCCGCCGAAAAAGTCCAAGACAATTACAAGCAGTACTGGTCCTTCTTCCGCCGCCCCAAAGAGATCGAAACCGCCGAGAAAGTCCCAGATTTCGTCGACACGTTCTATAATTTGGTCACAGATATATACGAGTGGGGCTGGGGTCAATCCTTCCACTTCTCGCCGTCAATCCCGGGGAAATCCCACCGTGATGCCACGCGCCTCCACGAGGAGATGGCCGTCGATCTAATTTCCGTAAAACCCGGAGATAAAATCCTCGACGTCGGATGCGGCGTTGGTGGTCCGATGCGCGCCATCGCCTCTCACTCACGCGCTAATGTCGTCGGAATCACGATTAACGAGTATCAGGTGAAGCGCGCGCGTTTACACAACAAAAAAGCCGGTTTAGATTCACTCTGCGAAGTTGTATGCGGGAATTTCCTCCAGATGCCGTTCCCGGAAAACAGCTTCGACGGCGCGTACTCAATCGAAGCCACCTGTCACGCGCCGAAGTTAGACGAGGTATACGCGGAGATTTTCCGAGTTTTGAAGCCCGGATCTCTCTACGTCTCATACGAATGGGTCACAACCGATAAATACAAGGCGAACGATTCCGAGCACGTGGAGATCATTCAAGGAATTGAAAGAGGAGATGCGTTGCCCGGCCTGAGAAGCTACGCCGACATTGCCGAGGCGGCGAGGAAAGTCGGATTCGAGGTGGTGAAGGAGAAAGATTTGGCGTTACCGCCGTCGCAGCCGTGGTGGTCGAGGTTGAAGATGGGGAGGATTTCTTACTGGAGGAATCATATAGTTATTACTATATTGGCCTTTTTGGGTGTAGCGCCGAAAGGAACCGTCGATGTTCATGAGATGCTTTTCAAAACGGCCGATCATCTGACCAGAGGCGGCGATAAGGGAATATTCTCTCCGATGCATATGATTCTCTGCAGAAAACCTGAGTAA